In the genome of Candidatus Melainabacteria bacterium, the window GAGCGATACCGTATTCAGTAACGACGTAGTGAACATCAGCTCTCGACGTAACCACTCCGCTGCCGGCAGGCAGAACAGGCGAAATACGCGAGACTGTACCGTTCTTCGCGGTAGAAGGCATCGCAATAATGGCACGACCCTCTTTCGAACGAGAAGCACCGCGAATAAAATCTACCTGTCCACCAAATCCGCTGTACAGATAAGTTCCCATCGAGTCAGCATCAACCTGTCCGGTCAAATCGACCTGGATGGCAGAATTGATCGCAGTCATTTTGTAGTTCTGAGAAATTGTAAATGGATCATTGATGAAGTCAGACGGCTGAAATTCCATCGCCGGGTTTTCATTTACGAAATCATAAAGTCTCTGAGAGCCCATAACGAAGCTGACCGCGGTCTTTCCCGGAAGCACTGTCTTCTTGTTATTTGTCACGACCCCCAACTCAATGAGATCGATAATTCCATCAGAAAGCATCTCACTATGGACGCCTAAGTCCTGGCGATCGCGCAAGTACTTCAGCACTGCGTTTGGTACTGCACCGATGCCAAGCTGAATCGTTGCTCCGTCTTCAACCAATGAAGCCACATTCTTACCAATGGCATTTTCAGCCATCGATGGCTCTTCGCTCGCCAGCTCGGGCAGGGGGCGGTCGGTTTCAACAATGCGATCGAATTTACTGACATGCACGAAAGAACGACCGTAAGTTCTGGGCATCTGCTTGTTGACTTCGGCAATGACGATTCGAGCAGCCTTTCTGGCGGCAATCGTGCAATCGACAGACACACCGTAACTGCAAAAACCATGTGCATCGGGCGGAGAGACATGCATCAGACAAACATCTATGGGCAAATCATCCGAACCCAGCAGAGACGGAATATCGTGAAGAAAAATGGGGATGTAATCAGCGCGACCTGCATTGACTGCCTCGCGCACATTAGGACCAATGAAAAGCGCCTGAACTTTGAAAGAAGAGCTGTACTCACTGCGCGCATACTGAGCAGCTCCAAGCGTCATGATCTGCACAATCTTGACGTCGCGAAGTTGAGATGACCGAGCCACCATTGCCTCTAATAAGGGATGCGGAGCGGCTGCATGAGAATGTACATACACAGTGTCGCCGGAAGAGATTAGCTTGAGAGCCTCGCTCGCGGTTGACAGCTTGGCAGAGTATTCCGCTTTCCAATTTTTCAGAATTGTAGATTTATTAAGCACTTTTTTCGCCCGATCAGTGATTCCTTACGCATAGACCAAGTTTAGACAATCGACAACCATGAGTTGTCCTCCCTGCGGACGATATAACGCTGTGCCGAACGGACTAAACTTGAATCAATACCAGATAGACATTCAAGTTGGAGCATAGCGTTATGGAACCGCGTGTATCTAAAGCGAAATTGAAAGCTTCCCAAAAGCATGAAGAAGAAAGCAGTTACTCCGAGTGCATGCTGGCGAAAGTAATTGCAAAATTGGCCGTTGGCGAACAGTACCATGACCCGGAAATCGATCAGGAAATTGCTCAGCCGCAACACAAGCAGAGTAAAGCGAAGAAGAAACGCGTGATCGTATTGCGGAACGCACGGTAGGAGTGATTGGACGGGTGCGCTCCATTGCACCCGGGACGAGTGCGCTCCATGCACCCAAGACGGTGCGCTCCATTGCACCCGGGACGGTGCGCTCCATGCACCCGGAGTCGAATGTGCGGATGTACTTACTCGTGAATATTTCTTCTGCGGTTCGTAACCACGGCTGTCTGCATAAGACGAGAAGTGAGAAAACTGCCGGCGATGGCGCCAGCCCAAATGTTTGATCCCGTTAAAACAAGCGCAGCTACTCCGCCTGTCAGAGCTCCAGCAAGAATAGGAGTGTGGCAGAGAACGCTTTTGAATACAGAGGGATGACTGCTCCAAACACAGACGATCTGAGAGCAAATCTCAACTGAGGCAGGAGGAATGACCTGCTTCCAGAATAGCTGGCGGCGCGGCAGACTGATGGGATGAGGCATCGAAGCCAACGCCTCCGAGATCAATTGCGTACAATAGAATGCTTTACCATTCTTATCATCGAAGGTAATGTTGAAAGGCTTACCGAGTGCCTTTCGAACGAACGCCACAGCAGCGTCTCGGTCAGCCTGGTCAACATATTGAGGTCTATACACGGCTGCATCAGTTGTCTCCAGAAAATCGTT includes:
- a CDS encoding acetyl-CoA hydrolase/transferase family protein; translated protein: MKNWKAEYSAKLSTASEALKLISSGDTVYVHSHAAAPHPLLEAMVARSSQLRDVKIVQIMTLGAAQYARSEYSSSFKVQALFIGPNVREAVNAGRADYIPIFLHDIPSLLGSDDLPIDVCLMHVSPPDAHGFCSYGVSVDCTIAARKAARIVIAEVNKQMPRTYGRSFVHVSKFDRIVETDRPLPELASEEPSMAENAIGKNVASLVEDGATIQLGIGAVPNAVLKYLRDRQDLGVHSEMLSDGIIDLIELGVVTNNKKTVLPGKTAVSFVMGSQRLYDFVNENPAMEFQPSDFINDPFTISQNYKMTAINSAIQVDLTGQVDADSMGTYLYSGFGGQVDFIRGASRSKEGRAIIAMPSTAKNGTVSRISPVLPAGSGVVTSRADVHYVVTEYGIAQLFGKTIKQRMRALIDIAHPQFREELERGFAEHYGKL